The genomic window GCGCTAGTGGATTTGCCGGAGCCGTTCGGGCCGATCAGCGTGACGATCTCGCCTTTGCTGACGGAAAACTCCACGCCGCGCACCAGCCAGCGGCCGTTGCGTTGCACGCCGGCATTGGCAAGGGAAACCAGTATTTTGTTGCCCTCAGGGGCTGAGTGAAGCATGGGATTGTCCGTTCGGCGATGTTGCCTACCGCTATTGCATACGTTATAGAGTTACGCAATAAATGTAATAACATAACTATACTTGTTCAAGTGGAGTGCATTTCATGAAATCGATCCTGATCCCGCTCATGGCGTCGGTGGCAATAGCGGCCGCCGCTTCGGGGGCCACCGCCGCGCCCGATGTCGTGGTCTCGATCAAGCCTGTCCACTCCCTCGTTGCAGCCATCATGAAAGGCGTGGGCGAACCACAGCTGATAGTCGACGGCGCGGCCTCGCCGCACACCTATAATCTACGGCCCTCCAATGCGCGCAAGCTCGAAAAGGCTGATGTGGTGTTCTGGGTCGGGCCCGGACTGGAAGTCTTCCTGCAAAAGCCGCTGGAGGCACTGGCCAGCAAGGCGACCGTGGTGGAACTGGACGATGCCAAGGGTCTCGAGAAACTGCCCTTCCGCGAAGGCGGCCCGTTCGAAGCACATGACCATGGCGAAGAAGACCACGAGGCGCATGACGGCCACACCGAAGGCGAAGGTGCGCATGATCACGCACACGACCATGCCGATGCCGAGGAGCACGAGCACGGCGCCTATGACACCCATCTCTGGCTGGACCCCGCCAACGCCAAGGCCATGGCCCAGGCGATCGAAACGGCGCTGATTGCGGCCGATGCCGGCAATGCCGCGACCTACCAGGCCAACACCAAGAAGCTGATCGATGATCTAGATGCGCTCGACGCCGAAGTCTCTGAGACGGTGAAGCCGGTAAAGGACAAGCCCTTCATCGTCTTCCACGATGCCTATCAATATTTCGAGCACCGTTATGGCGTGAAAACCGCAGGATCGATCACCGTCAGCCCCGAAACCCTGCC from Agrobacterium tumefaciens includes these protein-coding regions:
- the znuA gene encoding zinc ABC transporter substrate-binding protein ZnuA, translated to MKSILIPLMASVAIAAAASGATAAPDVVVSIKPVHSLVAAIMKGVGEPQLIVDGAASPHTYNLRPSNARKLEKADVVFWVGPGLEVFLQKPLEALASKATVVELDDAKGLEKLPFREGGPFEAHDHGEEDHEAHDGHTEGEGAHDHAHDHADAEEHEHGAYDTHLWLDPANAKAMAQAIETALIAADAGNAATYQANTKKLIDDLDALDAEVSETVKPVKDKPFIVFHDAYQYFEHRYGVKTAGSITVSPETLPGADRVKQMQEKVRQLGATCVFAEPQFEPKLVSVITEGTAAKSATLDPEAATLEPGPDLYFKLMRGIAGSLKNCLS